From the genome of Chania multitudinisentens RB-25, one region includes:
- a CDS encoding glycosyltransferase family 9 protein — protein MNKLLLEHNGSLLLEGKFIVSPYGAGKISTYGKLTPLEKDIIHNNSKRKIKVNYKDIKNLTIINGMGVTLGDSIVGINALYTIKKLNNDINIRVIRPELCPSYVNDIYLLSKNIIDTLSYMPFDIEEIPHTQDSIIIDIGNQLYWKDFSKKEMHDFFLYNLGVNPKEIEDCEKSNYWLKDVELPEVSLGDYVLFCPDASTKIRSIPSRFHQKIVEELSKKHQKKIMGFTDIEHDNYINIKALSKKTENFISIVKNSKYLYTCDSSALHIGAGFEIPTTCIFTTVRPTYRSFYYKNCESYYIGTFETDGIHNSENANLIKLIESKFEEFYV, from the coding sequence ATGAATAAATTATTGTTAGAACATAATGGTAGTCTTCTATTGGAGGGGAAATTTATTGTTTCACCTTACGGTGCGGGCAAGATATCTACTTATGGGAAATTAACGCCATTAGAAAAGGATATTATCCATAATAACTCCAAAAGAAAAATAAAGGTAAATTACAAAGACATAAAAAACCTTACTATTATAAATGGTATGGGGGTTACACTAGGTGACTCCATTGTTGGAATAAATGCATTATATACAATAAAAAAATTAAATAATGACATCAACATTAGAGTTATAAGACCAGAACTGTGTCCTAGCTATGTTAACGATATTTATTTATTGTCAAAAAACATCATTGATACTTTATCATACATGCCTTTTGACATAGAAGAAATCCCCCACACCCAAGATAGTATAATTATAGACATAGGTAATCAATTATATTGGAAGGACTTTTCTAAAAAAGAAATGCATGATTTCTTTTTATACAACCTTGGAGTTAATCCAAAAGAAATTGAAGATTGTGAAAAATCTAATTATTGGCTTAAAGATGTAGAGCTACCTGAAGTTTCATTGGGTGATTATGTTTTATTTTGTCCAGATGCAAGTACTAAAATCAGAAGCATTCCGTCACGATTTCATCAAAAAATAGTAGAGGAACTTAGCAAAAAGCATCAAAAAAAAATAATGGGATTCACTGACATTGAGCATGATAATTACATCAATATAAAAGCTCTTTCAAAAAAAACAGAAAATTTTATTTCTATAGTAAAAAACTCAAAATATTTATATACTTGTGACTCCTCAGCCCTTCATATTGGTGCCGGGTTTGAAATACCAACAACATGTATATTTACCACTGTAAGACCCACATATCGCAGTTTTTATTATAAAAACTGTGAATCGTACTATATTGGTACATTCGAAACTGATGGAATACATAATAGTGAAAATGCCAATCTTATTAAATTAATTGAATCTAAATTTGAGGAATTTTATGTTTAA
- a CDS encoding TraI domain-containing protein — protein MLKAFLKYLPVASGMRGHGNNHPVPPSPAIPVPDGYHAPLSVSEQLAVARRGQWLQMLWDYSSLPKNLYQQYYLQPLEHCVTLMQQFPATESGHHAYLGGMVDYLLETVAYAARLSKNYLLPMGAPPEEQATQSTAWNAVIVYAAMVQSLDGLSQIDVELVSGQRWTALKARPGEPYRFRFKPVTGDTQTQSLNAMLAWKVIPDEVLLWLSSWPEILNTLALYVTGFRDEAGIVNAIVSDAIRASTGKTVPVVASSTVPLPLAASERVPSADGIARIAEQPPLQSSIEQVVSVNQVLSLDSAVGDSAFSAGEVARTEQEDNAIRDLLAVMGLSEEQDPITTLHNISPQTPRTNEAVAFPGTDHVGEKFWQWLSEGCCRGIFPVNTPHARIHIIAGYVFVRAPAIFHQFLTENRESTEDKTSLQNAFERLGMHRQDNGMMYTCHLYQNEAKEGRFQKMAGYLIPVAKVYGAAPPPANSTLVIIRP, from the coding sequence ATGCTGAAGGCCTTTCTGAAGTATTTGCCTGTTGCATCGGGTATGAGGGGGCACGGTAATAATCATCCTGTACCGCCATCGCCAGCCATCCCGGTGCCGGATGGCTATCACGCTCCGCTATCGGTTTCAGAGCAGTTGGCCGTTGCCCGGAGAGGGCAGTGGTTGCAGATGCTGTGGGATTATTCATCACTGCCCAAAAACCTGTATCAGCAATATTACCTGCAGCCACTTGAACACTGTGTCACGTTGATGCAGCAATTTCCGGCCACGGAGAGTGGCCACCACGCTTATCTGGGCGGGATGGTCGATTATCTGTTGGAAACGGTGGCTTATGCAGCCCGGCTCTCAAAAAACTATCTGTTGCCGATGGGCGCTCCCCCCGAGGAGCAGGCGACACAGAGTACCGCCTGGAATGCAGTGATTGTTTATGCAGCTATGGTGCAATCGCTTGATGGGCTCAGTCAGATTGATGTGGAACTGGTGAGTGGGCAGCGTTGGACGGCACTGAAGGCTAGGCCCGGAGAACCCTATCGTTTTCGTTTCAAACCCGTGACAGGTGACACACAGACGCAAAGCCTGAACGCGATGCTGGCTTGGAAAGTTATTCCTGATGAGGTACTGCTCTGGTTGAGTTCCTGGCCGGAAATCTTGAACACGTTAGCGCTGTATGTGACGGGATTTCGGGATGAGGCCGGGATAGTCAATGCCATCGTATCGGACGCTATTCGTGCCTCAACGGGAAAAACGGTTCCGGTTGTTGCATCTTCAACTGTACCACTGCCTCTTGCCGCGTCGGAAAGAGTACCTTCGGCAGATGGCATAGCCCGTATCGCCGAACAGCCCCCTCTTCAATCTTCTATTGAACAAGTGGTGTCGGTCAATCAGGTTTTATCACTAGACAGTGCCGTGGGCGATAGCGCTTTCAGTGCAGGGGAAGTGGCACGAACTGAACAAGAAGACAATGCCATCCGCGATTTATTGGCGGTGATGGGCCTTTCTGAAGAACAAGACCCGATAACAACCTTACACAATATATCGCCTCAAACACCCAGAACGAACGAAGCTGTTGCCTTTCCTGGTACTGATCATGTTGGCGAAAAATTTTGGCAATGGCTGAGTGAGGGATGTTGTCGTGGCATTTTTCCTGTTAACACCCCCCATGCCCGGATACATATTATTGCGGGCTACGTGTTTGTCCGTGCACCAGCTATATTCCACCAATTTCTCACGGAAAACCGAGAAAGTACGGAAGATAAAACAAGTTTGCAAAATGCCTTTGAACGGTTAGGCATGCATCGGCAGGATAATGGAATGATGTATACCTGCCATCTCTATCAAAATGAAGCCAAAGAAGGGCGGTTTCAGAAGATGGCGGGTTACCTCATTCCTGTTGCAAAGGTTTATGGTGCTGCTCCTCCCCCGGCTAACAGTACTCTGGTGATAATACGTCCATAG
- a CDS encoding hybrid sensor histidine kinase/response regulator — MKRNFLFLLSGISIALFFVVSTIIKYNSMLSEKSLYAISGTQENYSWAIAKFSIQLSEFYSLIKVSEVYSSIGTADENMEEIREKLDILYSRVQIIRNESESTTPLYKQKGYKETIDSIYDKLNTVDLYINTPSPNIKKVVSLVDEIKPYSTLLNNLADHAEVKQRTMALEDFKEKRKQLFTLLTITAILVSSLCVITSFYLFKLNKLLDSEKKAFNNKNAFLGVVGHELRTSLQAIISSIDVVIRNNDYNKQHFHRLENAATKMERQMKDLAEFAKIDNGYVEINKSSFNLKRLINTSISDSVVLLPKPSVTVEANKIPDIFIISDSARLMQIMENLITNAIKYTEIGTVFITASIEENNTLIIKVKDNGQGIPKDKITSIFSPFVRINNSKEIPGFGMGLAIVNGVIKAMRGSISVKSDIGKGSVFTVRLPIEISSFSSENQVNVNEQGHLFNSMYKEIKILLVDDNEMSCTSIASLLGSAGYKAEYTTSPERALEKLLRKSYDLVLSDLQMPIMTGDELYKKIRIMDGPNKNTPFIFISAYSTESPISSVSMLTKPVRIKDINNQIYSTMENK, encoded by the coding sequence ATGAAAAGAAACTTTCTATTTTTACTTTCAGGAATATCAATTGCGTTATTTTTTGTCGTTTCCACCATAATAAAATACAACTCAATGCTTTCAGAAAAATCGCTGTATGCTATAAGTGGCACACAAGAAAATTACTCTTGGGCGATAGCAAAGTTTTCGATTCAGCTATCAGAATTTTACTCTCTGATTAAGGTTTCAGAAGTTTATTCTTCAATCGGTACTGCTGATGAAAACATGGAAGAAATAAGGGAAAAACTAGATATTTTATATTCCAGAGTACAGATAATAAGAAATGAAAGTGAATCAACAACACCATTGTATAAACAAAAGGGATATAAGGAAACCATTGACTCTATATATGATAAACTTAATACCGTTGATTTATATATTAACACTCCCAGTCCCAATATAAAAAAAGTCGTGAGCCTCGTCGATGAAATAAAACCTTACTCTACATTATTAAATAACTTGGCTGATCATGCAGAAGTCAAACAGAGAACAATGGCATTAGAGGATTTTAAAGAGAAAAGAAAACAACTATTCACTCTACTTACCATAACTGCTATTTTAGTTTCATCACTTTGCGTGATAACATCTTTTTATCTTTTTAAATTGAATAAATTATTAGATTCAGAGAAAAAAGCATTTAATAATAAAAACGCCTTTTTAGGGGTTGTGGGCCATGAATTGCGAACATCATTACAAGCAATAATATCATCTATTGATGTTGTCATTAGAAACAATGATTATAATAAGCAACATTTTCATCGTTTAGAAAATGCGGCTACAAAAATGGAACGGCAAATGAAAGACTTAGCTGAGTTTGCTAAAATTGACAACGGATATGTTGAGATTAATAAGTCATCATTTAATCTTAAGCGCTTAATAAATACGTCCATCAGTGATTCTGTCGTTCTATTACCTAAACCGTCTGTTACTGTTGAGGCTAATAAAATACCAGATATTTTTATTATTAGCGATTCGGCTCGACTAATGCAGATAATGGAAAATCTAATCACTAATGCCATTAAATATACAGAGATAGGCACTGTTTTTATAACTGCATCAATCGAGGAAAATAACACGCTTATTATTAAAGTAAAGGATAATGGGCAAGGAATACCTAAAGACAAAATAACATCAATATTTTCCCCATTTGTAAGGATAAACAATAGTAAAGAGATTCCAGGTTTCGGCATGGGGCTTGCTATCGTTAACGGTGTTATAAAAGCAATGCGAGGGAGTATTTCTGTTAAGAGTGATATAGGTAAAGGAAGTGTTTTTACCGTACGACTCCCTATAGAAATATCTTCATTTAGTAGTGAAAATCAGGTAAATGTAAATGAACAAGGGCATCTTTTTAACTCAATGTATAAAGAAATAAAAATTCTTCTGGTCGATGATAATGAAATGTCTTGCACATCAATAGCATCATTACTGGGTAGTGCAGGCTATAAAGCAGAGTACACGACATCACCTGAGCGTGCTTTGGAGAAATTATTGAGAAAATCATATGATCTAGTATTGAGTGATCTTCAAATGCCAATAATGACCGGTGACGAGCTTTATAAAAAAATCCGCATTATGGACGGCCCCAATAAAAACACACCATTCATTTTTATCAGTGCATATTCAACCGAAAGTCCTATATCATCTGTATCTATGCTAACTAAACCTGTCAGAATAAAAGATATAAATAACCAGATATACTCAACAATGGAAAATAAATAA
- a CDS encoding ATP-binding protein — MRLPFELDPQIIHHIIYNQAGSIGKAVIELLMNAVDAQAADVSLALTRDGFECLDNGNGFASREEVLRYFGRFGTPHDEGDATYGRFRLGRGQIMAHARTVWRSKVWRMTVDTRTMGYNYDLDEQVENNAISGCLITGEWYEPMTETELLSAVQEIRDLVRYTPIRVELNGRQISRDPCGEKWDFEDDVAYYRVKEEGAVSIYNQGVLVRHDSAHQWGAGGLIVSKQAISLNISRTEILRKTCPVWKQIARQFGKMADELTSRLGDHRKTEARREKSAQALLAGDPKLTEIFRQEETVTILPGKRHISLYDFLRKCHHAGQCPGGVFTVAENAFDVPKGEAIARSGIAVVVHPQTLSRFGCYHGQDFLDAIDRIKNNVLQSIGNEPPYWGWGYSLELPGLVAFSTLREAYVERTQILTEKEALDKETRRAWTALRWCLYHYACLCTGGRRWSTGQSNGGKRFHILIGNSNRAEAWTDGHSYIAFNVDVIRRLKKQPMKVAGYLFSLLEHEIAHEGDSLECGHDEAFYQRFHDITVNFSEERQRYLHIWLMKYTTSLEQEGKTRGNAWRERYLLDRAGSGREKRGLPGLESVSDDPVMTSPVPAEDTRFIDLQNMRLVQAGLCPLPSNWADVVTQGLQAQQAIAEEQRQAAENRRRDDAEWEHLTTQLNEDDNLWQVDIAEQEALEEQERERIATLLQVPLGAIVDDILYWMMGENESAIRQYWVDKPWEQTPLSKYSADVVALIKRGETVWLLERNTAAAGFMRVEDYLKWRAEQERDVC; from the coding sequence ATGAGACTTCCTTTCGAACTCGACCCGCAGATTATTCACCATATTATTTACAACCAGGCTGGCTCGATCGGTAAAGCCGTCATTGAGCTGCTGATGAATGCCGTCGATGCGCAGGCTGCTGATGTGTCGTTGGCACTGACCCGTGATGGTTTTGAATGCTTGGATAACGGCAATGGTTTTGCCAGTCGCGAGGAGGTGTTGCGCTATTTTGGCCGCTTTGGCACTCCTCATGATGAAGGGGATGCGACTTATGGTCGTTTTCGCCTGGGGCGGGGCCAGATTATGGCTCATGCCCGTACCGTCTGGCGTTCAAAAGTCTGGAGGATGACTGTTGATACCCGCACGATGGGGTACAACTACGACTTGGATGAACAGGTCGAGAACAACGCCATATCGGGATGCCTTATCACCGGCGAGTGGTATGAGCCGATGACAGAGACTGAGCTGTTGTCAGCAGTCCAGGAAATTCGTGACCTGGTTCGTTATACCCCCATTCGGGTTGAACTAAATGGGCGGCAGATATCCCGTGACCCCTGTGGTGAGAAATGGGATTTTGAGGACGATGTCGCGTATTACCGGGTCAAGGAGGAAGGGGCTGTTTCAATTTATAACCAGGGGGTTCTGGTTCGCCATGACTCTGCTCACCAGTGGGGAGCGGGGGGGCTGATTGTTTCAAAGCAGGCGATAAGCCTGAACATTTCCCGCACCGAAATACTGCGTAAAACCTGCCCAGTGTGGAAACAGATTGCCCGCCAGTTTGGCAAAATGGCTGACGAACTGACTTCCCGGTTAGGCGACCATCGCAAGACCGAGGCCCGTCGAGAAAAATCAGCACAAGCTCTGTTGGCGGGTGACCCAAAACTGACCGAGATTTTCAGACAGGAGGAAACCGTCACGATTTTGCCGGGTAAGCGGCATATCTCTCTGTATGACTTTCTGCGCAAATGCCATCACGCCGGGCAATGCCCAGGGGGCGTATTTACGGTAGCAGAGAATGCCTTTGATGTGCCAAAAGGGGAGGCGATAGCCCGGTCCGGTATTGCCGTGGTGGTTCATCCGCAGACATTATCCCGCTTTGGTTGCTATCACGGCCAGGATTTTTTGGATGCGATTGACCGTATTAAAAATAATGTGCTGCAAAGCATCGGAAATGAGCCTCCCTATTGGGGCTGGGGGTACTCACTTGAATTGCCTGGGCTGGTAGCCTTTTCTACTCTGCGAGAAGCCTACGTTGAACGTACCCAGATATTGACCGAGAAGGAGGCTTTGGATAAAGAGACGCGCCGGGCCTGGACGGCTTTGCGCTGGTGCCTGTATCACTATGCCTGTTTATGTACCGGGGGGAGGCGATGGTCTACGGGGCAAAGCAATGGGGGAAAACGTTTCCATATTCTTATCGGGAACTCAAACCGTGCAGAAGCGTGGACGGATGGGCACAGTTATATCGCGTTTAATGTGGATGTCATCCGGCGACTTAAAAAACAACCGATGAAGGTGGCTGGATACCTTTTCAGCCTGCTGGAGCATGAAATCGCCCATGAAGGTGACAGCCTGGAATGTGGGCATGATGAAGCGTTTTACCAGCGTTTTCATGATATCACCGTCAATTTCAGTGAGGAGCGCCAGCGCTACCTGCATATCTGGCTGATGAAATACACCACCAGTCTGGAGCAGGAAGGGAAGACTCGGGGTAATGCCTGGCGTGAGCGTTATTTGCTGGACAGGGCCGGTAGTGGTCGGGAGAAAAGGGGATTACCCGGCCTGGAGTCGGTGAGTGATGACCCGGTGATGACCTCTCCGGTGCCAGCGGAAGATACCCGATTCATTGACCTGCAGAACATGCGTCTGGTGCAGGCGGGATTGTGTCCACTGCCATCGAACTGGGCCGATGTCGTTACCCAAGGCCTCCAGGCCCAGCAGGCGATAGCTGAGGAACAGCGGCAAGCGGCAGAAAATAGACGACGGGATGATGCTGAATGGGAGCATTTGACCACGCAACTCAATGAAGATGATAATCTCTGGCAGGTTGACATAGCTGAACAAGAGGCTTTGGAGGAACAGGAACGGGAACGGATAGCCACCCTGCTGCAAGTACCTCTTGGGGCTATTGTGGATGACATCTTATATTGGATGATGGGAGAAAACGAATCAGCAATACGCCAATATTGGGTAGATAAGCCGTGGGAACAGACACCACTGAGTAAATATTCTGCTGATGTTGTAGCATTAATCAAGCGAGGTGAGACGGTCTGGCTGTTGGAGCGAAATACTGCCGCAGCGGGTTTTATGCGGGTAGAGGACTATCTTAAATGGCGGGCAGAGCAGGAGAGGGACGTATGCTGA
- a CDS encoding molybdopterin-dependent oxidoreductase: protein MFNLKNRFLLLISLLIIPFFLIAKTGDIRIEGKIKIINDDGFFVLSKENFDKMEKSIIKTTTSWTPKGHRVTFEGVKLKDILNKVGAYGKTLRISALNNYWVDIPITDVENYGIILANRMDGKPLTIRDFGPYFSIYPVDDIPNLNKPIYLSRFVWQINKISVM, encoded by the coding sequence ATGTTTAATTTAAAAAACCGCTTTCTGCTATTAATTTCACTACTCATTATCCCTTTTTTCTTAATAGCTAAAACTGGAGATATTAGGATAGAGGGTAAGATAAAAATTATAAACGATGATGGTTTTTTTGTTTTATCAAAAGAGAACTTTGATAAAATGGAGAAGTCAATAATAAAAACAACAACATCTTGGACACCAAAAGGCCATCGTGTAACATTTGAAGGCGTTAAGCTTAAGGATATTCTGAATAAAGTAGGAGCATACGGAAAGACTCTTAGAATCAGTGCATTAAATAATTATTGGGTGGATATCCCTATTACTGATGTTGAGAACTATGGTATCATTCTAGCAAATAGAATGGATGGTAAGCCCCTCACAATTAGAGATTTCGGCCCCTACTTTAGTATTTATCCAGTTGATGACATTCCAAATCTTAACAAGCCAATATATTTATCAAGATTCGTTTGGCAAATAAATAAAATATCGGTGATGTAA